The sequence CCAAAGCAGAAAATAAACGGCACCTGTTTGCTATTGAATCAGATGCAGGCGGGTTTGTACCCAGGGGCTTTGATTTTGTAATAACTAAAGAAAGGCTGGAAAAACTACGGAGCTGGTTGCTTTTATTTGAGCCCTATGGTATACACCGGATGGGCCAGGGGGAACCAGGTGCAGATGTGGATTACCTGCGCCCGATGGGTTTTACCTTGTCACAGTTGGCACCCGATTCACAGCGCTATTTTGATTACCATCATACTGCCCAGGATAGTTTTGCTGCCGTGAGTAAGCGCGAACTCGAATTTGGTGCTATTGTGATGGCGCAGCTGGTGTATATGATCGACAAATATGGATTATAAACTTTGGTCGTGGAAAGGTAATACTGCATGCTATACGATGTGTTATTGCAAGGTTTCAATATATATGCTAGTGTTTCTCACTTAAGTAGTGTTTTTTCAAAACGTCTTCGCCATATTCATTTCCTTTCTCCCGCCAGATGGCGTGGATATGGTTGGCATTGCCCATAAAGCCCTGGTTATCTAATTCTATTAGAAAAGTGGGGCCGTTCAGCACATAATAATGTGGTTCTTTTTCTTGAACCGGACCGATCCAGCCAAAATAGATTTTATCAATACCAGCCTTGATGATCTTGTCATATTCTACCAGGGCCTTGTCATACTCCATATTGAACACAAATTCGCGGATGATATAAAGTGCTATTGCTTTTTGTTCTTTGCTCATTTCTGCGCCCTTGATCCCCTGGAAATCGAGCAGCCTTTTCCCGCTTTCAGCACTGGTGAAAATATCGCCGGGCACTTCCTTGCTGATCGTTGCTTTTTGTTGCAGCGCAGGTGATAGCGATGACATCAGCTTGATGCCCAGGTCTTCTTCCTGGCCCAGCACCCGCCAACCGGCATATTCTGAATTCGGGTATTCAGCAGGATCCGTTCCAATGAAAAATGGCGTCACTGATAATTTATCGTTTACAAAACTGAAGTTGATGGACAGGTGATGGCCTTCTATTTTGAAGCCCCAGATTTGACCGGTCGGGTTACCGAAGAAGGCGAGGTAGAAATTGCGGTGGCTCCATTGCAGGTCCTGCAGGAACTTATGCATGGTGTCGTCGATGGCCTTTTTATAATAAAGGCTGTCGTAGTAGAGGTTCAATAAATTATCGAGGTGCAGAATGCTGGTGGCTTTCAGGTAGCCCTGGGAACTCAGTGTAACAGAAAGTATCCGATGAAAAAGTTTGCGCTGGTCTTCGGTCATCTTGCCGATATTGATGCCGGCTCGGGGCCGAAGGCCAACCGGAAGGTTATTCCATTTGGTGCGCGCGGAATCTTCAAAGGAAAGCAGGGCGAGTTTCTTCTGGGAAGGGTCAAGCGTATTGACGAATTGTATGGCGGATTGTTTGATCTCTTCATTATAGCCCATTTGGGCATTGGACTGTTCAATTGCGAGGCAAAGAATAATGGCAAAAATTGCAGGTATAAATTTCATGGTGGTTAAATTATCAGGGTGCGGATTTCATTAATAGAATAAAGAATTGCTGCCAGGACGCGGTGTCTTTAAGGGTAAAGAAAAGAGTTTGCCCGGCCAGGTAAATAAGGATGGCTGTCCAAAGCGTGCGGGTCGGTTTTTTGTGCTGGTAATCCTTCCAAAGCAACAGTCCAAGGATGCTAACTTCCAGTGAAAATGCCCCGGCATATATCGGGATACCCAAGGGAAAGGTTTCCATATGGAAAACAATAAAAAATATCCGGTCCACAGTTGGGCCAAGTACGGTGAGTGCAGCGGCCAGCATATACCGGGCATGCACAGGTGATGGCCTTCGGTTGATGATGGCCAGTGCATAAAAAATAGTCAGCCATAGAAAATAGACAGTGCCAATGGCCCCTTCGGTTGCTGATATTTTCGCAGCCTCGGCATAAGAAACCGGCGTAGTAGATGTGGCTGAGCCGGTCATAACGCGATCTATACCTGCATAAAATGAATAACGGATAATGAAGATGGTAGATAGTAACAACAGAGGTACCAGCACATAACTGCATTTGCCAACCAGCCGGTGCAGGTAAAGTTTTTTAAACTTGATGAGGAAAGGTTGAGTTATTACCATCATGATCCATAGGGCCATCAGTATAAAATGGATATGGATAATGGTTGGTTTGGGCTGGAAGAGGGTAGAGAAATAAGAGGTGTAAAATCCACCAAATAACAATGGGATGATGAGCAGGAACCAATAGCCCAGGTTAGGGTATACGTTGTATTTTTTTTGCATGGCAGGCCATTCAGGAGCCTCACTTTAAGGTAAGGAAAAATAACCAGCTTAAAATTCGACTTCTATCCTTTTAAGTGAATCCTTTTTGACCTGGATTATTCCCAGCCAGTCCAGGAAGAGGATAATCGGGTAAACCGGATCCAGTTCATGCCAGGTTACGCCGCCGAAGTTCACAGATGACGGATATTTGTGGTGGTTGTTATGGTAAGATTCACCCGGCATTAAAAAATCGAATGGAGGAGGTCCAGGTGATTGCCCATTTGTCAAATGCCGGCCAGTCAGGCACATTCTTTGTAAATTTTTCATCAACAGTCAAAGTGCCTTTGTATATGCCCAGGTAAATCTTATTGGTGCGCATCATCATCTCGTATATATTTTTGGTGAATTTGGGTGAATGCGGGTCTTTCTCCGTGTCGGTATAAGCATGGTGCATGCGGTGCATTACACCATAGGCATGCGGACTCATATATGAAGAGCCCTGGGTGATAAAAGAAAAAATGTAGAAGAAGCGTTCCCAGCCCCAGCTCATGGTAAAAGCAGCATGGGAAGCATACCTGTGGTAGAAAAAAGTCTGGGAGAACAGGGATAAAAACCAGTGGGCGAGAAAGAAGATAAGAATAGGCATTGCGATGAAAATTTCAGGATACCCGAATTTAAAAAAGGGGCAATTTCCTGTAAATGATTTTCATCAATCCAACAGCTGATTTACCTTAATGCTCATGATGCAGGTCCAGGTCTATGGTGTTTCCGCACTGCGGGCATTTGATGATGTGGTGCTTTTTTACCTTCCTGATCTCTTCAAGGAAGCCGGCAGTAATGATGCCCGCCGGCAAAGCAAAAAAAGCTACACCTGCAAGGGCAATGATCCCGGTAAGTATTTTTCCTGCAACCGTAATGGGAACCAGGTCGCCGTACCCAATGGTTGCCAGGGTAACCACCGACCACCATAAGGTCCTGGGAATGCTGCCGAATTTTTCCGGTTGGGCATTGTGTTCAGCAAAATAGATGAGGCAGGATGCGATGATGATGAGTCCGGTAGTTAATACCAGGCTGATCAATAATTCCTGGAATTTATTTTTGAAAACATTGACGATTACCTGGGCAGATTTCATATAACTGGTCAGCCTGAAAATCCGTAACAAACGCAACAATCGTAAAAGGCGGAGTTCCCGCAGGTCAAAAAGTTTTGCCATACCAATATAGAAAGGCAGGATGGCTACCAGGTCGATCAGGGCCCCCCAGCTTACCATATATTTTAACCTTCCCCAGAACCAGTGATTGTATTTGGTTTCATAAGTGCAACTCCACACTCTTAGAATATATTCAATACTGAAAATTACTACCGAGAAAACATCAAACCTATGGAAATATATACCATATTTTTCGGCAAGTGCTGGTTCTGTTTCAAGGACCACTGCCAGCAGGTTCAACAAGATCAACAGGATGATAAATCCGTTAATGACCTTGTCCCAGCGGGATTCATCCTTGCTGGGGTGCAAAAGGACATGGGTGTGTTTTTTTACGCGGTGATACATTGTACAAGTGTTCATGAAATATAAATAAAAAATGCGTTTGAAAGCCTATCTTTCTCCGCTTAACAAGCCCCATGAGCAACCCGTTTGATGTGCTGATAGATAGTTACCTGGACAAACAGGTTGGTTTCGACGCCGGATTTTTAAGTAAAAGCCTATCTTCCGGATTGCAGCAGCACCTGTGTCAATTGCATAGCGACGGCCAGATGTCGACGGCCAGTATCGGCAATAAAGAAGAAAAGGATCCGCACCAGCAAATGCGTGGCGACCATATCTACTGGTTGGATAAAAACCATGATAATATTTTTGAACAGGAATTTTTACACCGGGTAGATGATTTTATCGCTTACCTGAACCAAACCTGTTATACTGGTATCAATGCCAGTGAATTCCACTACGCAGTATATAAAGAAGGCGCAGGATATAAACGCCACCTTGACCAGTTCAGGAACGATGGTAACCGGAAATACTCCCTGATTAATTACCTGAATATGGACTGGCTGGAAGCTGATGGCGGCCATTTATTAGTATATCCCGATTCTGGCAAGCAACAGATATTGCCACAGTCGCAAACCGCAGTTTTTTTCAATAGTGCAGAAATGGAACATGAAGTCACCGTGGCAAATCGCCAGCGGATGAGCATTACTGGTTGGTTGAAACAGGTTTGATCCTTACAAATAACTCAACCACCATTTTTCCTTGTGGCTGGTCTTGTACTGGTCATACCATTTGCAAAAAGGAAACAAGGCGATTACCACAAATGCCCAGACAAAATACACCATGGGCAGGTCATAGCCTTCGCCTGGCACCAGGAAATTAAAAGGATAATTCTGACCGGTATGTTTTACTTCTGCCCATGTATGGCCGCGCAAAAAGAAACCAATAGCCGAAATAAAGTGAACCAGGTAAATATGGACCACATAGTAAAAGAAAGCCACCCGGCCATAAACGCCCATAGCCCTGGTGAATTTGTTTTTCAGTTTTTCCAGAAAGGGTAATAATAATATCGCAGGCCCAAGCATTAGGCATAGATACAATAAGGAAGGCGGGTACTTCTGGACATTGATAAAAGACAGGAATGAGTAAAACCCATTTTTTTGTGCTGACCAATGGAGCGGGTCACCGTAGATATTCAGGAACCGAAGCACAATAAAGAAAGCGATCAGGCCCATACCTAACCGGGTTAGGTTGCGTGCCCTTTTGGCGGCATCATAATTGGGGGCAAACCATGCGCCTATACAATAGCCGAGCAGCATCACGCCCGTCCAGGGCACAAACGGGTATACGATCATAGCCATATGGTTGGCCCACAGGGGGTAGGCCGAGAAAAAGCCGCCATGCAGGAGGTCCCAGAGGAAGCCATGTTTAAAACCAGGATCCGATTCGGGAATATCGAGCAGGTTATGGCCAAAAACAATGAGAAGTCCGAGAAATAAAATAAACCTGAAAGGCAAATGGATGAGCAGTCCCAATAAAACCATACTGATACCGATGGCCCAGATGACCTGTAAGAAAAAGAAATCGTAATCTGGATTAAAGGACCAGGCGAAAGAAATGATAACAACTTCAACCAGGATTAGCCAAAGACCACGTTTCACCAGGAAGACGCTCAATTCCTTTTTTGTTTTTCTCAGGCTTTGCAAATAAATGGAAGTGCCAGAAAGGAAAACAAAAACGGGTGCGCAAAAATGGGTGATCCACCTGGTAAAAAACAAGATCGGGGTGGTTGTTTCGAGGTTCAGGGGATTGCCGGTATTCGCACCGACATGAAAGTAATCACGAACATGGTCCAGCGCCATAATCACCATTACAATGCCCCGCAGGACATCAATGGATTCAATTCGTTTTGGTTTCATACGAAATTCTTATTTTCAAAAACAATTAGTTGCAGAAAGAATCAGGTTATAAACTGTGAAAGAATAACGATTATTTCATGGGGGTGGGCCGTGAGAATCAATCTACATCAGCTCTGCAGAACAATCACATCTAAATATATACAAATATTTCCTGAAACCGGGGCCGGGCAGCTTTTCCCATCATCCATCCGTGCATACCTGGTGACCATACAGGTTGTATCAGCCATTTCACTCAAACCAGTGGTACGCTTAGTGTGACGACGGTGCCATTTTCATTGTGTATACTAAAATGACCATCGATATTTTCCATTCGTTTGCGCATATTAGCAAGTCCATTGCTGAAATCACGCATTTTTTCCGGATTTAACCCAGTACCATTGTCATGTATGGTGATCACCAGGCCTGCCCCGACCTGGAATCCAATGATAACTTCTGAAGCTTTGGAATGCTTGGCAATATTGTTCAATGCTTCCTTGATGCAGAGGAAGATATTCCTTCTTTTCTCGCCGGTTAATTCGATAGGCGCAATAGATTCAGGGTACTCGACTTTGTACTTTAGGTTGGTATTATCCAGGAACTCTGCTGTATAAGCGCGAACATAAGCGATCGTGTTATCAACTGTATCATTAGAACTTTTCATGGTCCAGATGATCGTATTCATTTTGGTGATCAGGTCGTTAGCAGAGTTGGAAATTTTTTCTATTTCTACCGGGGTGTTTTCTTTCATTTTTGTTTTCGCCAGTTCACTAAGGAGCCGGATGGCTGTTACACCGGATCCCAATTCATCGTGCATGTCGGCCGAAATGCGGTTTCTTTCGTCCTGCTGTGCTGCAAGGATTTCAATTTTTCTTTCGATGGCTGATTTTTCATATTCCAGCAACAGTCGTTCTTTTTCACGAGCGCGAAGCGTGATTTCCTGTTTGTTTTTATAGGAAAGGGCAATCATGAAAAATACCAGTTCAAATAGTACACCCATTTCATACCAGAATAAGGAATCATTGACCAGGGCATTCAGCGTGGTATTGAAGCGATTCGGACTATTGATCAGGTAAAGGGAAAGAAACCCGAACAGGAATAAGAAGCCATGGCCTATGGCAAGGTACCTCAGGATATGGCTCTTTTTGAGAATGGCAAAAAGGATAAAAATGATGGTACTGACCGACCAGGCATATTTCACCAGGTTTTCGACCTGGTTTTGGACCAGGAAATGTGTAGTGAAAAAATTCAGGCCGGAAAAGACAAGCATACCGGCGAAGGTGATTACCTGTTGCGCAAAAAGTACCTTATTCAGGAAAGGGAAATCATTCCGGGCATTGGTGAAAGATCGCAGGAACATGAAATAAAATAAGGTCCCGCTAGCCTGCAGGATGAAATCAAAATAACTTTCAAAGAAGAAGTTCGACGGTATGGGTTGTTTATATAATATGGCTTTGAAGAAGAACATGATGCCCAATAAAAAAGCATACGTTGAATAATACAGGAATTCCATCCTTCGGCTGGTGTAATAACCGGCAAAGGAATAAAAGATCATCATCAGCATGATGCCGCAGACGAGGTAAGTGATAATGGAATTCAATTTGCGTTCATTCTGAATCTGGCTATACAGTGTTGGCAGGTAAAATCCCTGCGCAAGTATGGGCGTAATGCTGTTAACAGTTGTTTTGATAAAGCTGAGTTTGGCTATAAAGGTGGCAGACTCACGGGGTCCCAGTTTGAGGCGGCTGACGATATTCTTATCATTTGGTTTCAGTCCCGGTAATTGAGGTGATTCCTCAAATTTTTGTTTTGCCGGATTGTATTTAAATAAATTTATGGACCTGCAATAAAAGCCGGGAAGGAAATACACAGAGGCGGCAGTATCGGCATCATTTTTCACACTAAACTGCAGGAATATGGATTTACTGACATATTTCGCCTGCAGTTTCCGGCTCATACTTACCGGAATGAAATATAGTGCAGGTAGTTTTTGGAAATGATTTTCATTAACGAGGCCCGGGGTGTCAATATATATACCTGTCTGGGGTGTTATGCCAACGGAAAGCCGGACTGCACTCAGCAGGATGGTATCCAATCCACTGTTGGGCGGATTTGCCTGCAGCCTATCGCCATTGGACAGAAAAAGAAAAGCCAGGAAAAAAGTCCGGAATTTAGGTCGCAGCAGCGTAGAAATTGGCATAGAATAACAAGCGTTCGAAAACCTGCACTACAAAATACAATTTCTTTTTAGGTGTGAATGTATATTTGTGGGTATGGCAAATAAGCTGAAGACTAAGAAAAAACCAATACCCGACCCGGTGGATCTGAGGCCTGAAAAGGAAGAGAAGGTAGCCATTGAATCGCTGGTGAAAGATGAACGCACCCTGAAAATCACTGGGGCAGTGCTTTTACTGCTGGCCATCTTCCTGTTTATCGCGTTTACCTCGTATTTATTTACCTGGCAGGAAGACCAGGATAAGGTATTCAGAGGTGGCAGCCATTTCCTTTTTGCAGACGATATAAAAGTGTCCAATTTACTCGGACGCCTGGGCGCATGGGTATCCCATTTCTTTTTTTATAAGGGATTCGGCCTGGCTTCCTATTTTATATGTAGCCTTTTCTTTGTGTCCGGGGCGAACCTGTTATTCAGCAAGAAATTATTCCGCCTTACCCGCAATATCCGGTATGTTTTAGTGGGCCTGATTTTCTTCAGCATTGCACTGGCCTTTTTTTCCGGAAAAAGCAGTTTCTCCTGGGGTGGAGCAGTAGGTAAGATGATCAGTGACTGGATGACCAGTTTCCTCGGGACCATTGGTACCGGTGCAATTTTGCTGGCAGGAGGATTGGCCTATTTCATCTGGCGTTTCAACCCGGTCATCAATGTGCCTAAGATACCCAACCTGCCGAGCTTGCAGGTTCGCTCAAAAAATCCGGATGCGACCATAATAGCTGACCAAGAGCCAGAATTAACGGATGCGCCAAAGCTCTTCATTGATGAAGCTACTAAGAAGAAGAACACTTTAAAGAAAGAGAGTGGTGTGGTGGTGATTCAACCAGAAGAAGAACCTGAATTGCCATTGGAATTGATCGAAAAGAATCCTGAGCCATTCGAAGAGGAGATCGAACAAGGCCCTGTACATGTGGAAATGCCGAAAGTCATTCCACCCGTTGAACAACCGGTTGCAAAATCTGAACCGGCAAGTGACCTTGAGCTGGAAATCAAAATCGTACCGGAAGTAGTTGACGTAACTGATGGACCCGAGGGTGTGAAGCCAGAGGAATTAGCGCCTTATGAACCAACCCTTGACCTGCGGGATTATAAATACCCGGGTATGGACCTGTTGGAAACCCATGGCAGTGAAAAGATCGTGCAGGACCCGGCCGAACTGGAAGCCAACAAAAACCAGATCATCAATACACTAAAGAATTATGATATCAATATCCAGAAGATCAGTGCAACTGTTGGGCCAACTGTAACCCTTTATGAGATCGTACCAGCAGCCGGTGTGCGGATCTCCCGGATCAAAAACCTGGAAGACGATATCGCGCTAAGCCTGGCTGCATTGGGCATCCGGATCATTGCGCCAATACCAGGAAAAGGAACGATAGGGATTGAAGTGCCCAATGTTAAAAAGACCGTGGTGAGTATGAAGACCCTGCTGAATTCGGAGAAATTCCAGCATTCGAATTTCAGCCTGCCCATTGCCATTGGTAAAAAGATCGATAATGAGAATTTTATCGTGGACCTGGCTGCCATGCCGCACTTGTTGATGGCTGGTGCTACCGGCCAGGGAAAGTCTGTGGGTTTGAATGCCATCCTGGTTTCGCTATTGTATAAAAAACACCCCTCGCAATTAAAGTTTGTGCTGGTGGATCCAAAGAAAGTCGAATTAAGTCTTTACCGGACCATAGAAAAGCATTTCCTGGCCAAATTGCCGGGGGAAGAAGATGCTATCATCACCGATACCAAAAAGGTGATCAACACCTTGAATGCCTTGTGTATTGAAATGGATAACCGCTATGACCTTCTGAAAGAAGCCGGCACCAGGAATATCAAGGAATACAACGAGAAATTTGTGAAGCGCCGGCTGAATCCCAATAAGGGGCACCAGTACCTGCCCTTTATCGTATTGGTAATAGATGAGTTTGCAGATCTCATCATGACTGCCGGAAAAGAAGTGGAAATGCCAATTGCACGGCTGGCGCAGTTGGCCAGGGCGGTAGGCATCCACCTGATCATCGCCACCCAAAGGCCTTCAGTGAATATCATTACCGGAACCATCAAAGCCAACTTCCCGGCGCGGATTGCCTTCAAGGTGTCTTCCAAAATTGACAGCCGTACTATCCTTGATGCGGGCGGTGCAGAGCAATTGATCGGGAAAGGAGATATGCTGATCTCCTACAATGGGGAATTGACCAGGTTGCAGTGTGCTTTTGTTGATACACCGGAGGTGGAGGGGGTAACTGAATTTATCGGCGACCAGCGTGGCTATCCCCAGGCATTTTTATTGCCGGAATATGTGGATGAAAAAGACCTGGAAGGGAAAGATTTTGACCTCGGCGACAAAGACCCGCTATTTGAGGATGCGGCAAGATTGATCGTACAGAACCAGGTGGGATCCACCTCCCTGTTGCAGCGGCGGATGAAACTGGGCTATAACCGGGCAGGAAGGTTGATGGACCAGCTGGAAGCGGCGGGTGTAGTTGGTCCGAACCTGGGCAGCAAGGCCAGGGAAGTGCTGGTCAAAACGGAGGTGGAACTGGAAACTTATCTTACCGGGATGCCATAAGTTTTGTTAAAGCGTATAACCAGGTTAAACAGGTTGTACAACTGATGGTCCAAGGTTTGCATCTGAAAGAATATATATTTGCATCCATTGCTCAACATTGTAATATGACTAAATCTTTAGCCTTTTTTGCCCTTTTTTCCTGTTTTTTAGTTTCCCATGCCGTTATAGCACAATCTGATCCTGCGGCGAAAGCTATCCTGGACGGGGTGAGCGCAAAGTTCAAAACCTACCCGGCTGTTCAGTCTACATTTACTTTACAGGTGGAAGATGCGAAGGGGAAAGTGCAGGGTGTGAAAAAAGGTACCGTCTTCATGAAATCGGGCAAGTATAAGGTCAATATAACCGGACAGGAGATATTCTGTGATGGAATAAATGTTTGGACCTACGATAAAGCGGCAAATGAGGTAACTATTACCAAGTTTGACGGCGGCCAGGGTACGATCACCCCGCAAAAATTATTTACCAATTTTTACGATAAAGACTTCCTCTATAAATTGAATGGCGAGAAAAAGCAAGGAGCTAAAACGATCCAGGAAATCGAAATGACACCTGTTGATAAATCCAAGCCATTCCATAAAGTCTATGTCTATGTAGATAAAGCGACCAAAAACATCAACAGTACCAAGGTGCTGGAGAAAAATGGTAATAAATATACTTATACGGTTAATACCTTGAATGGTGCGGCTAAAGTGCCTGATGATACATTTGTTTTTGACAAAAAGAAATATCCGGGCGTTGAAGAAGTAGACCTGCGCTGACCTCTTGTAAGATAATAGCAGAACACGGACCTGTTGCGACGGGTCCGTGTTTTTTTGTGCCTGTAAGAGCCCTTTTTACAAGGGAATGATTATAGTTTCTAGTAACTTCCAAGGCATCACTAACCGTTCTTTAACCGTTCTATTAACGTATTATTACCGTTTACAATAGGTTATACAACGGTTGGTAAACGGTATAATAACGAGTAGATAACGGTTAAAGAACGGTTAGTGATGCCTTGCATACTACATAAAAAAGCCTGCAAAGCAGGCTGATAAAAGTTTTCTTGTAATGAGTTGAATATTAGAGGTCAATGTGTGTATGTCAGCATTTTCGGTCAAAATTATAAGTCATAAGTGACATCAGGCCCTGATCTCACTGGGAAGGATCTGGAATTCTTTCCTGAAAGCAGCGGCAAAATTGCTGAGGTTGGAATAGCCCACCTGCAATCCTACTTCCTTTACTGTAAAATCACCACTAAGCAGCATTTCCCGGGCCACTGCCATGCGTTGTTTCTGGTAATAGGCATAGATGCTGGTTCCATAAACTTCCTTGAATAATTTTTTTAATTTGGCGGAACTCATCGTAGCCTCATGTGCCAGCTGGTCGATGGTAGGAGGTCTGTTATGGATATCCCGGATGAGGATAGCTTCCACCTGCATCAGCTGGCGAACATCGTGTGTAGAGATCCTTGGGCTGGCCAGGACGTTACGGCTTTTATCATAGAGCCGGCTGAAGAACCGTTCGATGAGCAGCATAATGCGGTTTTGGATAGTCGCTATACGAAGCGGGCTGTCTTTATCCGCATAAAGGATTTCGTTAAAATACCGGCGGTATTCGTTGTCAATGGGTTCAATGGTATAGCTGCGGGTCTTCAGGTTCAGGTAGGCGGTTAAAACTTCTTCCGGGTCCTTAATTTGCAAGTGTTCTGCCAGCCAGTTTTTATTAAAAATGATGTGAACGCCTTTTACGGAAGTTCCATTTTTGCCCAGGTAAGAAACATCAAACAAGGTGCTTACAAGGTAAATGCCGGCATGGTGATCATTTTTTGTTTTGAGGGTATCGCCATCAATTTTGAGCGTCATTTCATCTTCAACATGGATGTCTTCATAGCGTAACACATAGTATTCATCTGGGGAGCCGTTTCTTTTAATATAGTACTGGTCATTTAGGGTGTAATCAGAGACCATGGCCTGCAAGCCATTTGGCAACTCAATACATTGGGTGTAACCCCTGGCAAAATGTTCGGGGTAGTCCAGTCTGCAATCCTTCAGGTCGGTTTTTAAAGCAGCAGCCAGTTCTTGCAGCACCTGCCGGTAATTATATGAATGATATTCAAAACTGAACAAAGCGAGGTGGTTTTGAGGGTAATTTAGTCAAATATAAGCTACTGCCCGCCCCAACGGTATGTCTTCAGGGAAAGTCCGCACAGGTCAATGATCCTGTCAACCACGGTTGCTGCCACTTCTTCGATGGTGGAAGGGCGGCTATAGAACGATGGGGTAGCCGGACAAATAATCCCGCCAGCCAGGGTAATGGTTTCCATGTTTCGGATATGCACCAGGTTGTAAGGGGTATCACGGGCTACGCAGATCAGTTTTCTGCGTTCTTTCAATACCACATCTGCGGCGCGTGAGATCAGGTCATTGGAAATACCACCTGCAATTCGGCCCAGTGTACCCATAGAGCAGGGAACGATAATCATGGTGTTGTACTGGCCGGAACCGGAAGCAAAGGGCGCATTAAAATCATTTTTATCAAAAAACCGGAAAAGCGGGTAATTAAGGTAACTGTCATTTCCCAACTCGGTTTGCCAGACAGTTTTAGCATTATCTGTCATAACCACCGAAACTTCCTGCCATTGTTCTTTGATAGCAGAAAGCTTATCCAACAGCACTTTGGCGTACACCGAACCACTGGCGCCGGTGATGGCTATAACAATTCTTTGCATTCCTATTCGTTATTTTTGGTAACAACAAAGTTAACCATGCCAAAGTTTATTGCCTTTTTAATAATGCTGGCCATTTCGGCGGGTGTAATAGCACAGGATGCAGGTGGGAAGGATATGCGCTGGATCACGCTTGCTGAAGTCGAAAAAGCTTTAGCAGAAACGCCAAAGCCGGTATTGATTGACCTATACACAGATTGGTGCGGATGGTGTAAGGTGATGGATAAGCGAACTTACCGTAATGAAAAAGTGATTCGTTACCTGCAGGAGAAATATTATTCCGTGAAGCTGGATGCAGAAACAAAGAAGATAGTCTCCTGGAAGGGCAAAGATTATACCTATAATGGACAATATAATACCAATGATATCGCCTTATACCTTACAAGCGGGCAGCTTTCCTATCCTACGACAGTGATCATCCCGGCACCTGGCGAGGATCCCCAGCCAATCCCGGGTTTCCTGGAACCCAAGGATTTGGAACTCATTGTAAAATATTTTGGGGAAGGAGCTTATAAAACACAGTCATTTCCCGAATTCCAGAAGAAATTCAAGGGCAGCTGGTAGACTGTTAATTTTATTTAACAGATGTTGCAACGTTTTAATTTGTTGCAGCGTCTTCATATTGGTTTTTCATAGGATATTGGATATAATTCGGACGGGATTTCTATCCCGTCCTGCTTTTTTAAACCATTTCCAACTGCTTAGTGTCACTCAGACACCGATAACTGCCCGAATCGGATAGGTTACCACTTACGCCGGATTGATTCTGGTCAATAACTACTATTTGCCCTAAAAAAAAGTTGAACCCTGCAACTAATGTTACCTTATTA comes from Flavihumibacter fluvii and encodes:
- a CDS encoding DUF1624 domain-containing protein — its product is MKPKRIESIDVLRGIVMVIMALDHVRDYFHVGANTGNPLNLETTTPILFFTRWITHFCAPVFVFLSGTSIYLQSLRKTKKELSVFLVKRGLWLILVEVVIISFAWSFNPDYDFFFLQVIWAIGISMVLLGLLIHLPFRFILFLGLLIVFGHNLLDIPESDPGFKHGFLWDLLHGGFFSAYPLWANHMAMIVYPFVPWTGVMLLGYCIGAWFAPNYDAAKRARNLTRLGMGLIAFFIVLRFLNIYGDPLHWSAQKNGFYSFLSFINVQKYPPSLLYLCLMLGPAILLLPFLEKLKNKFTRAMGVYGRVAFFYYVVHIYLVHFISAIGFFLRGHTWAEVKHTGQNYPFNFLVPGEGYDLPMVYFVWAFVVIALFPFCKWYDQYKTSHKEKWWLSYL
- a CDS encoding potassium channel family protein, producing the protein MNTCTMYHRVKKHTHVLLHPSKDESRWDKVINGFIILLILLNLLAVVLETEPALAEKYGIYFHRFDVFSVVIFSIEYILRVWSCTYETKYNHWFWGRLKYMVSWGALIDLVAILPFYIGMAKLFDLRELRLLRLLRLLRIFRLTSYMKSAQVIVNVFKNKFQELLISLVLTTGLIIIASCLIYFAEHNAQPEKFGSIPRTLWWSVVTLATIGYGDLVPITVAGKILTGIIALAGVAFFALPAGIITAGFLEEIRKVKKHHIIKCPQCGNTIDLDLHHEH
- a CDS encoding DUF3500 domain-containing protein produces the protein MKFIPAIFAIILCLAIEQSNAQMGYNEEIKQSAIQFVNTLDPSQKKLALLSFEDSARTKWNNLPVGLRPRAGINIGKMTEDQRKLFHRILSVTLSSQGYLKATSILHLDNLLNLYYDSLYYKKAIDDTMHKFLQDLQWSHRNFYLAFFGNPTGQIWGFKIEGHHLSINFSFVNDKLSVTPFFIGTDPAEYPNSEYAGWRVLGQEEDLGIKLMSSLSPALQQKATISKEVPGDIFTSAESGKRLLDFQGIKGAEMSKEQKAIALYIIREFVFNMEYDKALVEYDKIIKAGIDKIYFGWIGPVQEKEPHYYVLNGPTFLIELDNQGFMGNANHIHAIWREKGNEYGEDVLKKHYLSEKH
- a CDS encoding 2OG-Fe(II) oxygenase; this encodes MSNPFDVLIDSYLDKQVGFDAGFLSKSLSSGLQQHLCQLHSDGQMSTASIGNKEEKDPHQQMRGDHIYWLDKNHDNIFEQEFLHRVDDFIAYLNQTCYTGINASEFHYAVYKEGAGYKRHLDQFRNDGNRKYSLINYLNMDWLEADGGHLLVYPDSGKQQILPQSQTAVFFNSAEMEHEVTVANRQRMSITGWLKQV
- a CDS encoding fatty acid desaturase codes for the protein MPILIFFLAHWFLSLFSQTFFYHRYASHAAFTMSWGWERFFYIFSFITQGSSYMSPHAYGVMHRMHHAYTDTEKDPHSPKFTKNIYEMMMRTNKIYLGIYKGTLTVDEKFTKNVPDWPAFDKWAITWTSSIRFFNAG